AGTCACCGACTACATCACGCGCAGACCTGCCCTCATTCCGCTCGCAGGCCCTGCGAACAAGCAAGGCCGTATCGCCGCGAACAACATCGCAGGCCGTCCCGAAGTGTACAAGGGCACGCAAGGCTCGTCCGTCCTCAAGGTATTCGACATGACGGCAGCTTCGACGGGCGCAAGCGAAAAGAGCCTCAAACGCGCAGGTATCGCGTATGAAAAATCGTACACGCACTCGCTCTCGCACGCAGGCTACTACGGCGGTGCAACACTCATCAGCCTGAAGCTCCTCTATGCACCGCATACAGGCAAGCTCCTCGGCGCACAAGCCATCGGCAAAAGCGGTGTCGAAAAACGTATCGACGTCCTCGCAACGGCTATCCGTGCCGGTATGAGCGTATTCGACCTCGAAGAACTCGAACTGACGTACGCACCGCCGTACTCCTCGGCGAAAGACCCCGTCAACATGGGCGGTTACGTCGCATCGAACCTCATCAAAGGCGACTGCGCGGCGATCCATTGGGACGAGATCAATACCGATGACAGCGGTTACCTCGTAGACGTACGCACACCGTACGAATATAAACGCGGCACCATCGGCAACGCTGTCAATATCCCTGTCGATGAACTCAGAGGGCGCCTTGCAGAGCTTCCGACCGACAAGCCGATCCACATCATCTGCCAAGTAGGCCTTCGCGGTTATATCGCGTACCGCATCTTAGCGGCACACGGCTTCACGGGCATGAAAAACCTCAGCGGCGGCTACTACCTCTACAATACCGCAATGAACGGCAAATAATCGAATACAACAAAAACGCTGTGAGCGCACCTGCCCACAGCGTTTTTTTCCTATATCACGACTGTCTGCAACAGGAATCGTGACACGCTTTTTCTTTCGTTTTATCTCCCTTGAGAAGCCGCACCGCATTCAAGACGCACAGAAGTGCCACGCCCGTATCGGCGAATACCGCCAGCCACATCGAAGCCATGCCGACAAGACCGAGTACGAGGACGAGTGCCTTTACGCCGAGCGCAAGTGCGATATTCTGCCGTGCGATCCGCATCGCACTACGCGCCGTACGGACGGCTTCTGCCACCGAGCCGAACGCAGAGCGCATCAAGACGACATCTGCCGCCTCTGCCGCCGCACTGCTTCCGCTTGCAAACGCCATGCCGACATCAGCTCCTGCCAGCACAGGCGCATCGTTGAGCCCGTCGCCGACGAACGCGACCTTGCCGTACTGTTCGCGCAGAGAACGCACCGCAGACAGCTTATCGCTTGGCAGCATCTCTGCCCTGACGTCTTCGATACCGACAGCCGAGGATACGAGATGCGCGCTCTCCTCTCTGTCGCCCGTCAGCATCACCGTACGAAGTCCCATTGCCGTAAGCGACGACACGCCGTCTTTGGCATCACACTTGATCGTATCACCGATGATAAGCGTCGCTTCATGCACACCGTCTACGGCAAGAAGAACGACTGTACCGCCCGCCTCCTCACCGACGACACGCACACCACAGCGCGCAAGAAGACTGCTTCTTCCGAGCAGGATACGCCGACCGCATACCACCGCGGCAAGCCCTTCGCCTGCATATTCCTGCGCCGATTCGGCGACCGACAGCACAAGTCCT
This genomic stretch from Selenomonadales bacterium harbors:
- a CDS encoding CoA-disulfide reductase, giving the protein VTDYITRRPALIPLAGPANKQGRIAANNIAGRPEVYKGTQGSSVLKVFDMTAASTGASEKSLKRAGIAYEKSYTHSLSHAGYYGGATLISLKLLYAPHTGKLLGAQAIGKSGVEKRIDVLATAIRAGMSVFDLEELELTYAPPYSSAKDPVNMGGYVASNLIKGDCAAIHWDEINTDDSGYLVDVRTPYEYKRGTIGNAVNIPVDELRGRLAELPTDKPIHIICQVGLRGYIAYRILAAHGFTGMKNLSGGYYLYNTAMNGK